One Malus domestica chromosome 11, GDT2T_hap1 genomic region harbors:
- the LOC103447702 gene encoding metallothionein-like protein type 2, protein MSCNCSCGSDCKCGSGCKCGMYPDLSYSETTSTETIIDGVAPMKMFYEGSEMNYGAENDCKCGSNCSCSSCGCHK, encoded by the exons atgtcTTGCAATTGTAGCTGTGGTAGCGACTGCAAGTGCGGCAGTGGCTGCAA ATGTGGCATGTACCCTGACTTGAGTTACTCAGAGACCACTTCCACTGAGACTATAATTGATGGGGTTGCACCAATGAAGAT GTTCTACGAGGGGTCTGAGATGAACTATGGAGCAGAGAACGACTGCAAGTGTGGCTCAAACTGCAGCTGCAGCTCATGCGGTTGCCACAAATGA
- the LOC103447703 gene encoding metallothionein-like protein type 2 — translation MSGCDNPNCSCGSNCSCGKGCNCAYPDLGYLENASTETLIAGVAPVKMFYERSEMNYGAENGCKYGSNCSYSSCGWQK, via the exons atgtCTGGTTGCGATAATCCGAACTGTAGCTGTGGCTCCAACTGCTCCTGTGGCAAAGGCTGCAA CTGTGCGTACCCTGATTTGGGTTACTTAGAGAACGCTTCTACTGAGACCTTGATTGCTGGGGTTGCACCAGTGAAGAT GTTCTATGAGAGGTCTGAGATGAACTATGGAGCAGAGAATGGCTGCAAATATGGATCAAACTGCAGCTACAGTTCATGCGGCTGGCAAAAATGA
- the LOC103447707 gene encoding metallothionein-like protein type 2, translated as MSCNCSCGSDCKCGSGCKCGMYPDLSYSETTSTETIIAGVAPVKMFSEGSEMSYGAENDCKCGSNCSCSSCGCHK; from the exons ATGTCTTGCAATTGCAGCTGTGGTAGTGACTGCAAGTGCGGCAGTGGCTGCAA ATGTGGCATGTACCCTGACTTGAGCTACTCCGAGACCACTTCCACTGAGACCATCATTGCTGGAGTTGCACCGGTGAAGAT GTTCTCTGAGGGGTCTGAGATGAGCTATGGAGCAGAGAATGACTGCAAGTGTGGCTCAAACTGCAGCTGCAGCTCATGCGGCTGCCACAAATGA